GCTCGCGCAGGACCTTCTTGTCGAACTTGCCGACGGAGGTCTTGGGCACGGCGTCGATGAAGACGACCTCGTCGGGCAGCCACCACTTGGCGACACGCGGCGTGAGGTGGTCGAGGATTTCCTTCTCGGTCAGCTTGTCCTTGAACTCCGGCTTGGGGACGACGCAGGCGAGCGGCCGCTCCTGCCAGCGCTCGTGGGGCACCGCGATGACGGCGGCCTCGAGGACCTTCGGGTGGTCCATGATCGCGGTCTCCATGTCCACGCTCGAGATCCACTCGCCGCCCGACTTGATCAGGTCCTTGGTCCGGTCGGTGATCTGCACGTAGCCCTCGGAGTCGATGCTGGCCACGTCGCCGGTGCGGAACCAGCCGTCCTCCGTGAACTGCGCGGCGCCGGCCGGGTTGTTGTAGTAGCCGCTGGTGATCCACGGCCCGCGCACGTGGATCTCGCCCACGCTCGCACCGTCCCATGGCTGGACTTTGCCGGAATCGTCGACGATCCGCATGTCCACGCCCGCCACGATCGCGCCCTGCTTGGCGCGGATGTTGTAGCGCTCCTCCTCGGGCAGGCTGTCCGCGTAGGAGCGCGGGCGGCACACGGTCCCGAGCGGCGACATCTCGGTCATGCCCCAGGCGTGGAGCATGTAGGCGCCGTACTTCTTGTCGAAGAGCTCGATGAGGCTCTTGGGCGCCGCCGAGCCGCCGATGGGGATGCAGCGGATGGACGAGATGTCCCACTGCGGCTCCTTCTCGAGGATGGCCTGGATGGCGATCCACACCGTGGGCACGGCTCCGACCAGCGTCACGCGCTCGTTGTGGACGATCTCGATGATGTCGCGCGGCTGGGGGTTGGGGCCGCCGAAGATCTGCGTGGAGCCGTTCATCACGCCGGCGAAGGGCACGCACCAGGCGTTGGCGTGGAACATGGGCACGATGTGGAGGATCACGTCGCGCTCGCAGATGCCGAGCACGTCCACCGTGGACGAGGCGAAGCAGTGGAGATAGACCCCGCGGTGGGTGTAGACCACGCCCTTGGGGTGCCCCGTGGTGCCCGAGGTGTAGCACATGCCCGCGGCGTCGGTCTCGTCCAGCTTCGGCCAGGCCTCAATCGGGTTCGCGTCGGCCACCAGCGCCTCGAAGTCGAGCGCGCCCGCGGGGATCTCGGCGGTCGGCGAGTCCTTCATGACGATCACGTGCTTGACGCTCTTGAGGTCCTTGCGGATGGGCTCGAGGAGGTGCCAGAGGCTCGCGTCCACGATCAGGACTTGGTCCTCGGCGTGGTTGATGATGTAGGTCAGGTCCTG
This genomic window from Candidatus Methylomirabilota bacterium contains:
- a CDS encoding long-chain fatty acid--CoA ligase, whose protein sequence is MKGLIMDYPLTLTQFFERARKIFHRKTMATRVPGLGLQRYTYGDYADRVCRLSAALAGLGLKKGDRVGTFAWNSHRHMEIYFAAPLMGMVLHTVNIRLSAQDLTYIINHAEDQVLIVDASLWHLLEPIRKDLKSVKHVIVMKDSPTAEIPAGALDFEALVADANPIEAWPKLDETDAAGMCYTSGTTGHPKGVVYTHRGVYLHCFASSTVDVLGICERDVILHIVPMFHANAWCVPFAGVMNGSTQIFGGPNPQPRDIIEIVHNERVTLVGAVPTVWIAIQAILEKEPQWDISSIRCIPIGGSAAPKSLIELFDKKYGAYMLHAWGMTEMSPLGTVCRPRSYADSLPEEERYNIRAKQGAIVAGVDMRIVDDSGKVQPWDGASVGEIHVRGPWITSGYYNNPAGAAQFTEDGWFRTGDVASIDSEGYVQITDRTKDLIKSGGEWISSVDMETAIMDHPKVLEAAVIAVPHERWQERPLACVVPKPEFKDKLTEKEILDHLTPRVAKWWLPDEVVFIDAVPKTSVGKFDKKVLRERFKGWKPKA